The sequence below is a genomic window from Desulfofalx alkaliphila DSM 12257.
GAAATTCTGCGCAAAGAGGGTAAAAAGGTGGGATATTTTAGGCCCATAACACTGCGGCCGCTGCCGGAAAAGGAATTAAAAGAATTGGCAACAAAGGCCAAGAAACTGTTGGTTGTTGAATCGGCCCAGGGCCAGTTTGGCAAATTAATTAAAAACGCAATTTACGGCGGAACTGCAGAGTTCTTAACCCTGTATAAGCCTGGGGTTGGCATAACCACAGAAGAAATTATATCCAGAGTGGAAGAAATTTTATAGTATTCATCTTGACGGTGCTTAATTTGAAAGGAGGCCTACTTGTTTATGTCCATACAACCCCCTATGCCAAAATGTTGGCGGGTAGAAACAAAACCACATAAGTTTTGCCCGGGATGTGGTCACGGTTTGGTATTAAAAGCATTGGGTGAGGCAATAGATGAACTTGGCATTCAAGACAGAGTAGTTTTTGGCTGTGACATCGGCTGCTCACTGTTGGCTTGGGATTTCTTTAACGTTGACAGCATCCAAACCCACCATGGTAGAACCACTCCGGTGATGACCGGTGTTAAAAGGGCAAATCCTGATTTGATTTGTGTTGCCTACATGGGTGACGGCGGCGGATATGCCATTGGGTCCCAACACCTGGTAAATGCAGCTGCAAGAAACGAGAAGATCACTGTATTGCTTGCCCTGAACACTGTTTATGCAATGACCGGCGGTCAAATGGCCCCCACAACCATGCCCGGTCAAAAGGCTGAAACATCTCCCTATGGGCGTGATCCGGAGTTGACAGGCTACCCCACCCAGGGTCCGGAAATGGTGGCGGCAATTTGCCGGGAAGGAGCATATGTTGCCCGGGGAACCACCGCTAATTTAAAGCAGCTGAAGAACTATATTAAAAAGGCCTTACAAAACCAAATGGACGGAAACGGATTTTCCTTTGTGGAGGCCTTGGCTGCCTGTCCCACCAACTGGCGTACCAACGCTGAAAAAACCTGGAACTTTGTTGAAAAGGAAATGCCCAAATACTTTAAGGTTGGGGAAAAGAAGGTTCCTGGAGCTGAGCAAAGGGAGGGACAGTAAATGGCTGATGTAATTAAAATTATGCTGGCCGGCGAAGGCGGTCAGGGTGTTCAATCTGTGGCAGAAATTTTAGCCGAAGCCGCTGACAATGAAGGTAAAGAAGCCTTATATATTCCTAACTTCGGGGTTGAGCAGCGGGGCGGCGTATCCATTGCCTTTTTGCAGATCAGCAGTGAGCGCATCGGTGCCCCTAAGTTTAACACTGCAGACATTGTGGTGGCCCTAAGTGACCGGGCCATTTACCGCACCAAGCAGTATGTGGGCGAAAAAACGGTCTTTGTTTACGATTCGGGCATTGACATTCCCCAGGAGGATCTGCCTAAGGAAGCTGCCAAGTTATTGGCCATACCGGCTTTAGAAATAGCAAAGAACGAACTGCACCCCCGGGTGTTTAACGTAATTATTATGGGCGCCGTGGTTAAAGCCACCGGAGTGGTGACAGATAAAGATGCTAAAAACGCCATTGAAAAGAAACTGGGCTACAAATTTGAACAAAACCCAAAACTGCGTGAACTAAACTATAAAGCCATTGAAAGAGGCATGGAACTGGTTTAAGTATTGGTTTTGAAATAAATAAGGAGGGTGAAATAAGTGGCCATAGAATTTAAACCCCGCACCCTTGAACTCCAAAAGGCAACATGGACTGTTTTTCCCGGACTGTGTAAGGGCTGTGGTTTGTGTATCGAAAAATGTCCCAAAAAATGCATTGCCTGGTCTAAAGTATTGGGCGTTTACGGCACTCCCTCAGTGGAGTCCACTGACGAGTGTATCGGCTGTGGCATTTGTCAAATGGTTTGTCCGGACACCGCCATTAATGTGGTGCGGAAAAAGAAAGACTCCCAAAACAGTAAGTCGGCAGTGGCCGAGTAAAAGCAAAGTAAAAAACCCCTTCGTTTTCTTGCGAAGGGGTTTTATCATTCACCGTTAAAATGGCTGAAACATATTCTGTATCAATACTGCCAGGGGGTGAATGGAGTGGGTAAAAAACAAACCTGTATATATTGCCAAAGGGAATGGGATAAAAATAACAGCGGCATAAATATCTTAGGATACTTTATCTGCCCGGAATGTGAATACTCAATAGTAAAAACAAATTGCCGGGAGCAGGCATATAAGTTTTACGTTAAGGGCCTTAAGAAAATATGGCGCTGTTTAGAAATTTGATCTAATCCCGGTGCTCTTTTTTTGTTTTCCAGTCTCTGGCGCCGATGGGCCAGTTCTATTTCTGATCTGATTAACCTTAAGGTAAACAGATCTATGCCTGTGCTGCAGGCAATTTCGCTGTCGGAGCGGCCTTTCTTCCAGGCCCTTATTAGGTATTGGACATTGGTACGGTACTTTTTGGATAATTTTTTGGCATCAATTATCGGTTTATTTTGTGACATCACAACTACCCTCCTTTTATGCGGGCTGCTTTGTTTGTTATTATTTTGTCTCGCAATTCATTCATCATGTTGAACAAGAGTTGGAAAGGGAGGCAAAAAGCCGGTCTAGTAGCTTTATGCAATCTATGGTAAAATTATTTATTGACAAAAAACATGCAAGCTTTTGGGAGAAGAAGAATAATGGACCAAGGGGAAACTCCTTTAGTAAGGGCTTTAGAAAATCATCGTTTGAAAAACAAGGCTGCCTTCCATATACCGGCGCACAGGCAGGGCCAAGCTTTACCTGTGGAATTGCTTGGGGCCCGGCAGCATATTTTTGCCTATGACCTAACGGAAGTAGACGGCTTGGACGACTTACATAACCCCAAGGGTGCCATTGCCCGGGCACAGCAATTGGCTGCCCAGGCCTTTGGGGCAGAAAAAAGTTATTTTTTAGTTAATGGCAGCTCATCGGGCTTACAGGCCCTTATATTGGCCACCTGCCAGGGGGAGGATTTAGTGATCCTGCCCAGAAATGTGCACCGCTCGGTTTTGACCGGACTTATTTACAGCGGTGCCCGTCCTGTATATATCTATCCGTCACTTGTGGACAAGTTTGGCATCCCGGCGCCCATTACCGGGCAAGAACTTAACAAATGCCTGCAAGAACACCCCAAGGCCAAGGCAGTATTGACGGTGCACCCTAACTATTACGGGGTGGCCGGCAGGCTGGAAGAACTGGTAAAAACCGCCCATGGCTTTGACATCCCGCTTATGGTGGATGAAGCCCACGGGGGACATTTTCCTTTTCACCGGGACCTGCCCCCCGACGGCCTGTCTTGCGGGGCAGATGCTGTGGTGCAAAGTACCCACAAGGTGGCCGGTGCCTTAACCCAGGCATCAATGCTGCACCTTAAATCTGATAAAATTGAACCGGCCAGGGTGGAGGACTGCTTGCGCATGGTACAGAGCACCAGCCCATCCTATATATTGATGGCATCCCTGGACGCCGCCCGGCGGCAGATGGCCACCCAGGGGGAACAAATGCTGGAGCAGTCACTGCAGCTTGCCCGGCAATTGAGGGATAAAATAAATGAGCTGCCCCACTGTGAGGTGCTGAGCAGCTCCCACTTTAAAGATAAGGGCAGTGTTTTTATAGACAAGACCAGGCTGGTGATAAATGTACAAGCTTTAGGATTGACCGGATTTGAAGTTAAGGATATTTTATCAGCAAGCTACGGTGTGCAGGTGGAATTGGCGGATCACTGTAATGTGGTGGCCATAATGGGCTTAAAGGCCTGTAAGGATGATGGCCGGCGCCTGTACGAGGCCCTTAAGGATATGGATAAATATAAATCAAGCAGCAGAAAGGGCGGTAAGCCACTGCAGCCGCCCCCTGCCCAGGTGATCAGCTCCCCCCGCAGGGCATGGATGGGTAAAAGTAAAAGTATAGAGCTGGAAAAATCAGCCGGCAAGATCAGTGCAGACAGTGTTGCCGTCTATCCGCCGGGAATTCCGGCACTTTGCCCGGGGGAATTGATTAGCAAGGACATGGTAGAATATTTAGTGGAGGTGCGCAGTAGAAAACTGCACATACAAGGCTCCGGCGATACCAGCTTAAGATCCATTAGAGTGCTGGATCTATAATCAGTATTGTGAGGAATTTTTATGTCAGGAAAACTAATTGTTTTTGAAGGTATTGACGGGGCGGGAAAGAGCACCCAACTGTCTATGCTTTATCAATACCTGCAGCAAAGGGGTTATAATCTCATGACCACCAGGGAGCCGGGGGGCACTCCGGTGGGTGAAGAGGTGAGAAGTATTCTGCTCAATCCCCTCCATGGCGACCTGCAGCATCGTGCCGAGGCTTTTTTGTATGCCGCTGCCCGCTCCCAATTGGTTTACCAGGTAATTAAACCGGCCCTAAGGGAGGGGAAGATAGTATTATGCGATCGCTTTGTGGACTCAACAATGGCTTACCAGGGATATGGCAGGGGTATTTCCCGCAATTTTTTGCAGCAAATTAATGATTTAGCCACCGGGGGCTTACAGGCGGATTTGGTCTTGGTTTTTGATTTGCCGGTGGAAGAGAGTTTTAAGAGGGTAAATAAACGCAGCACCGGCGACAGGCTGGAGCAAGAGACCCACTCCTTTTTTCAGCGGGTACGGGAGGGGTATTTAGAAATAGCCAGGCAGCAATGTCACAATCATCTTGTAATGGACGCCTCCCTGTCGGTGGAAGAGCTACAGCGGCAGGTGAGAACGGTGGTGGACAATTTTATTGATGGGAAGCTTAGGGAAAGTGATTAGCTTTGATGAAATAATAGGCCATAAAGAGGCCCTTGACACCCTGTTAAAGGCCTTAAGGCTGCAGAGGGTTGCCCATGCCTATCTCTTTATGGGGCCTGCCGGCCTCGGGAAGACCACCACAGCCATGGCATTTGCTGCGTCCCTTTTATGTGAGCGGGCCCCGGACGGCAGTTTTTGTGGCAGCTGTAGAAGCTGCCGCCAAATAGAGGGGGGAAATAACCCCGACTTACAGGTGGTGGAGCCCTCAGGGGCCACAATAAAGCTTGAACAGGTAAAGCAGCTACAAAGGAACATAAACTACAAGTCTTACCAGGGCGGACGTCAGGTGTATTTAATTAAGCAGTGTGACACCATGACAGCGGAGGCCGCCAATTCTTTGCTTAAAACCCTGGAAGACCCCCCCGGCAATGCAGTCTTTATACTAATTACCTCTCGACCCTATGGAATACTACCCACCATTTCATCCCGCTGCCAAAACCTATGGTTTTACCCCTTGGCAAAGGACCTGGTAATGGCAGGTTTAAAACGCTACTCCCATGTTCAAGGGGACAGGGCGGCGGTAATAGCGGCCATGGCCGGCGGCAGCATAGGCAGGGCCCTTGAACTGGTGGATGAAGAGGTATATCTGACTAGAGAGCGGATGCTGGCGGTTTTTGAAAAAATAAGGGACGGGGACCTTGTGCAGCTGCTGGGGGAATCTGCAAGTCTTTCCGGCGACAGGGATGCGGCCCTGGGCTGGCTGCAGCTGTTACAATTATGGTTTCGGGACTTGCTTGTCTGGCAACAAACCAAGGACAAGTCTTTGATTATTAATATCGACCTTGAAGATCAAGTGGACAAATACGCAGGTGAGTATAGTACAGATCAATTAATGGATATGCTGAAGGATATAGAAAGGGCACGCTCCCGGTTAGAGGCCAAAGGGAACGGCAGGTTGGTGCTTGATGCTTTGCTGCTGAGGCTGGCTGATATACCGGAAGCAAAGGGAGGGTAAAATATTGGCTTATAAGGTGGTTGGTATTCGTTTTAAAAAAGCCGGCAAAATATATTTTTTTGATCCCGATGGCCTGGAGCTGCAAATAGGGGACCATGCCATTGTGGAAACCACCCGGGGGATTGAATATGGTCAAGTGGTGGCCGGCCCCGGTGAGGTGGAAGAGGATGAGGTGGTGGCGCCCTTAAAGAAGGTGCTGCGCAAGGCTACAGAGGAGGACAAGGCACAGCTGTCTTTAAATAAAGAAAAGGAAAAGGTCGCCTATCAGGTGGGTTTGGAAAAAATTGCTGCCCATGGGCTGCCCATGAAGCTGATCTCGGTGGAGCAGACCTTTGACGGCAACAAAATTATTTTTTATTTTACCGCCGACGGCCGTATTGATTTTAGGGAACTGGTGAAGGACCTGGCAGCGGTTTTTCGCACCAGGATAGAGTTGAGGCAAATCGGGGTGCGGGACGAAGCTAAAATGGTGGGCGGCCTGGGCTGCTGCGGCAGGGAATTGTGCTGTGCTTCCTGGCTGGCTGATTTTGCTCCCGTTTCAATTCGCATGGCCAAGGATCAAAATCTTTCCTTAAACCCTACAAAAATATCAGGGATTTGCGGGCGGTTGATGTGCTGCTTAAAATATGAAAACGATGTTTACGAGGAAGCCAAGGAACATTTTCCGGAGGTGGGCACCCTTGTTAACACTGCCGAGGGCGATGGTCGGGTGGTCGGTTTTAATATATTTAAAAAGACTGTCACGGTGGAAATAAAAGAAAACAAACATATTTTTGAGTTTCCTGTGGGGGATGTAGTAATAAAGAAGATAAAGGGTGAAAACAGTGGGGCCTCTACCCGGACGGATAGCTAGACTGGAATATATGATTAAAGAAGTGTTGGGTGAACTGGAAGACATAAAAAAGTTAGTGCGTTTATTGGAGCAGGAAAATGAAAAATTGCGCCATGAATTAACCCAGGCCTATAAACACTGTAAAAGGGAGGCCCAAAGGGCCGCTGAAACAGAGAAGACAGACAGGGATGAGCCCACCTTGCTGCGATTGTATAACGAGGGTTTTCATGTGTGTAACATTAAGTTTGCCCAAAGCAGGGAGGAAGAGTGTCTCTTTTGTTTGGGCCTCCTGCGCAGACAAGATGATGAGGTTGGTGAAAAGTAGTGGCCGGTAAATCCTGTGGAACACTGTACCTATGCGCCACTCCCATTGGCAACCTGGAGGATATCACCATTAGGGCCTTGACGGTGTTAAAAGAATGTGACCTAATTGCCGCAGAGGACACCAGGCATACAAGAAAGCTTCTCTCCCATTATGATATTCATACCAGGCTGATCAGTTATCATGCCCACAACGAACAAAGGCAGGGCGAAAGGATAATTGACATGCTCTTGCAGGGGCAAGATGTTGCGGTGGTAAGCGATGCGGGCATGCCCGGTATTTCCGATCCCGGGGCCCGGCTGGTGGAATTGGCCTTAGAGCATGGGATACCGGCGGTGCCTGTTCCCGGGGCCAGTGCTGTGATAGCGGGGCTGGTGGTTTCGGGTTTGCCCACGGCCCGTTTTGTATTTGAAGGTTTTTTGCCCTCTAACAAAAAGGGGCGCAGGCGTCATTTGGAAAAGATAAGGGGCGAACAACGCACCATGGTCTTTTATGAGTCACCGCACCGCCTCTTGGAAACCTTAAGGGACATGTGCAGTAAATTTGGCGGTGACAGACAGATTGCGGTGGCCCGGGAGTTAACTAAAAAGCACGAAGAAATTTACAGGGGAAGCCTGCACTTGGCAGTGAGCCACTTTGAGAAGGTACCCCCCCGGGGGGAATTTACCTTGGTGGTGGCCGGTTCAAGGGAAGAAGACAGGGCAGAATCCTTTGCAGACCTGCCGGTGGTTGATCATGTAAACCGGCTCATTGCCACAGGCATGGATAAAAAACAAGCCATCAAGGAAGTGGCTAAGCTGCGTGGTATGCCGAAAAGGGATGTATATAAGGCGGTGGAACAATAAAGGCGCGATTATCCGCGCCTGTGGTTTTTAACCGGAGTACATGTATTTATTTTACATGGCCTGTGTGCTTTCAACCATGGCATTGGCGCAATCTTTGCAGACTTGTTTGCCGTTAAACACAAAGACATCCGATGCGTTGCCACAGAAAACACAGGCCGGCTCATATTTTCTTAAAATAATTTTCTCGTTGTCTACATAAATCTCCAGGGCATCCTTTTCTTCAATTCCTAGGGTGCGGCGCAACTCGATGGGAATAACAACCCTGCCGAGCTCGTCCACCTTACGCACAATACCTGTGGATTTCATATTTTTTACCTCCCTTATACATATTTACCGCTTCGACAGTAAATGATAATATGTTACAAGTAAACAATACCAATGATTCCAGTAAAAGTCAATAATTATTTACACCAATAAATTAGGATTATTTTTTATGTACATACTATTAAGAATTAGGGAAAACTTGACAAAGGAGCCATTGCTGGGCTAGAATTTGAATGGACACCGCCCAATGATGGTTAAAGGTGGCAATACGGGTAACTCCGTCCCTAATTGGGGGACGGTTTTTTGTTATAATACCAGCGAATACATGAGGAGGATTTGGAGTGAATAAGAAAAGATTTTATATCACCACCCCCATTTATTATCCCAGTGATAAGCTACATATTGGGCATGCTTACACCACAGTGGCTGCCGACTCCATTGCCCGTTTTAAAAAAATTACCGGCCATGATGTATATTTTCTTACCGGCTCAGATG
It includes:
- a CDS encoding aminotransferase class I/II-fold pyridoxal phosphate-dependent enzyme → MQAFGRRRIMDQGETPLVRALENHRLKNKAAFHIPAHRQGQALPVELLGARQHIFAYDLTEVDGLDDLHNPKGAIARAQQLAAQAFGAEKSYFLVNGSSSGLQALILATCQGEDLVILPRNVHRSVLTGLIYSGARPVYIYPSLVDKFGIPAPITGQELNKCLQEHPKAKAVLTVHPNYYGVAGRLEELVKTAHGFDIPLMVDEAHGGHFPFHRDLPPDGLSCGADAVVQSTHKVAGALTQASMLHLKSDKIEPARVEDCLRMVQSTSPSYILMASLDAARRQMATQGEQMLEQSLQLARQLRDKINELPHCEVLSSSHFKDKGSVFIDKTRLVINVQALGLTGFEVKDILSASYGVQVELADHCNVVAIMGLKACKDDGRRLYEALKDMDKYKSSSRKGGKPLQPPPAQVISSPRRAWMGKSKSIELEKSAGKISADSVAVYPPGIPALCPGELISKDMVEYLVEVRSRKLHIQGSGDTSLRSIRVLDL
- a CDS encoding 2-oxoacid:acceptor oxidoreductase family protein; the encoded protein is MADVIKIMLAGEGGQGVQSVAEILAEAADNEGKEALYIPNFGVEQRGGVSIAFLQISSERIGAPKFNTADIVVALSDRAIYRTKQYVGEKTVFVYDSGIDIPQEDLPKEAAKLLAIPALEIAKNELHPRVFNVIIMGAVVKATGVVTDKDAKNAIEKKLGYKFEQNPKLRELNYKAIERGMELV
- the tmk gene encoding dTMP kinase, whose product is MSGKLIVFEGIDGAGKSTQLSMLYQYLQQRGYNLMTTREPGGTPVGEEVRSILLNPLHGDLQHRAEAFLYAAARSQLVYQVIKPALREGKIVLCDRFVDSTMAYQGYGRGISRNFLQQINDLATGGLQADLVLVFDLPVEESFKRVNKRSTGDRLEQETHSFFQRVREGYLEIARQQCHNHLVMDASLSVEELQRQVRTVVDNFIDGKLRESD
- a CDS encoding 4Fe-4S dicluster domain-containing protein, whose amino-acid sequence is MEFKPRTLELQKATWTVFPGLCKGCGLCIEKCPKKCIAWSKVLGVYGTPSVESTDECIGCGICQMVCPDTAINVVRKKKDSQNSKSAVAE
- a CDS encoding sigma factor G inhibitor Gin, translating into MGKKQTCIYCQREWDKNNSGINILGYFICPECEYSIVKTNCREQAYKFYVKGLKKIWRCLEI
- a CDS encoding initiation control protein YabA: MIKEVLGELEDIKKLVRLLEQENEKLRHELTQAYKHCKREAQRAAETEKTDRDEPTLLRLYNEGFHVCNIKFAQSREEECLFCLGLLRRQDDEVGEK
- a CDS encoding PSP1 domain-containing protein, which encodes MAYKVVGIRFKKAGKIYFFDPDGLELQIGDHAIVETTRGIEYGQVVAGPGEVEEDEVVAPLKKVLRKATEEDKAQLSLNKEKEKVAYQVGLEKIAAHGLPMKLISVEQTFDGNKIIFYFTADGRIDFRELVKDLAAVFRTRIELRQIGVRDEAKMVGGLGCCGRELCCASWLADFAPVSIRMAKDQNLSLNPTKISGICGRLMCCLKYENDVYEEAKEHFPEVGTLVNTAEGDGRVVGFNIFKKTVTVEIKENKHIFEFPVGDVVIKKIKGENSGASTRTDS
- the rsmI gene encoding 16S rRNA (cytidine(1402)-2'-O)-methyltransferase → MAGKSCGTLYLCATPIGNLEDITIRALTVLKECDLIAAEDTRHTRKLLSHYDIHTRLISYHAHNEQRQGERIIDMLLQGQDVAVVSDAGMPGISDPGARLVELALEHGIPAVPVPGASAVIAGLVVSGLPTARFVFEGFLPSNKKGRRRHLEKIRGEQRTMVFYESPHRLLETLRDMCSKFGGDRQIAVARELTKKHEEIYRGSLHLAVSHFEKVPPRGEFTLVVAGSREEDRAESFADLPVVDHVNRLIATGMDKKQAIKEVAKLRGMPKRDVYKAVEQ
- a CDS encoding AbrB/MazE/SpoVT family DNA-binding domain-containing protein, which gives rise to MKSTGIVRKVDELGRVVIPIELRRTLGIEEKDALEIYVDNEKIILRKYEPACVFCGNASDVFVFNGKQVCKDCANAMVESTQAM
- a CDS encoding thiamine pyrophosphate-dependent enzyme — protein: MSIQPPMPKCWRVETKPHKFCPGCGHGLVLKALGEAIDELGIQDRVVFGCDIGCSLLAWDFFNVDSIQTHHGRTTPVMTGVKRANPDLICVAYMGDGGGYAIGSQHLVNAAARNEKITVLLALNTVYAMTGGQMAPTTMPGQKAETSPYGRDPELTGYPTQGPEMVAAICREGAYVARGTTANLKQLKNYIKKALQNQMDGNGFSFVEALAACPTNWRTNAEKTWNFVEKEMPKYFKVGEKKVPGAEQREGQ
- the holB gene encoding DNA polymerase III subunit delta' codes for the protein MGSLGKVISFDEIIGHKEALDTLLKALRLQRVAHAYLFMGPAGLGKTTTAMAFAASLLCERAPDGSFCGSCRSCRQIEGGNNPDLQVVEPSGATIKLEQVKQLQRNINYKSYQGGRQVYLIKQCDTMTAEAANSLLKTLEDPPGNAVFILITSRPYGILPTISSRCQNLWFYPLAKDLVMAGLKRYSHVQGDRAAVIAAMAGGSIGRALELVDEEVYLTRERMLAVFEKIRDGDLVQLLGESASLSGDRDAALGWLQLLQLWFRDLLVWQQTKDKSLIINIDLEDQVDKYAGEYSTDQLMDMLKDIERARSRLEAKGNGRLVLDALLLRLADIPEAKGG